The following are from one region of the Geoalkalibacter subterraneus genome:
- a CDS encoding TatD family hydrolase yields MTDSLLLFDTHVHLDHPAMREDLARHIAEANRCGVTRFLLPGVTDENWDGLLAATTVTRGALAAPGVHPQAAHRWNSACAQRLSSLLERPEVVAIGEIGLDGYPGLPPMEVQERAFRAQLRLAVAVQRPVIIHCRKALGRLFEILKEENAAEVGGILHAFAGSVELAQQAVKMNFALGFGGVLTYPNARRAPQVLCELPAEWLVLETDAPDMAPHPHRGETNRPAWLKLIACRAAELRGWSLKQTARITTANTCRILNLDYS; encoded by the coding sequence ATGACCGATTCGCTTCTTCTGTTCGATACCCACGTTCATCTCGATCACCCTGCAATGCGGGAGGATTTGGCGCGCCATATTGCCGAAGCCAACCGATGCGGCGTCACCCGCTTTCTGCTTCCGGGCGTGACGGATGAAAACTGGGACGGCCTGCTGGCGGCAACAACGGTCACCCGAGGGGCGCTCGCAGCGCCGGGGGTTCATCCGCAGGCTGCCCACCGATGGAATTCTGCCTGTGCACAACGGCTGTCCAGCCTGCTGGAACGCCCTGAGGTTGTCGCCATTGGAGAGATCGGCCTTGACGGCTATCCGGGCCTGCCGCCGATGGAAGTGCAGGAGCGAGCCTTTCGTGCCCAATTGCGGCTGGCCGTTGCAGTACAGCGGCCGGTCATTATTCACTGTCGCAAGGCCCTCGGACGGCTGTTCGAGATTCTCAAGGAGGAAAACGCAGCCGAAGTCGGAGGGATTCTGCATGCGTTTGCCGGCAGCGTCGAACTTGCACAGCAGGCCGTGAAGATGAACTTTGCCCTCGGGTTCGGCGGGGTGCTCACCTACCCCAACGCCCGCCGTGCCCCACAGGTTTTGTGCGAACTGCCGGCCGAATGGCTGGTGCTGGAAACGGATGCGCCCGACATGGCTCCCCACCCTCACCGCGGTGAAACCAACCGCCCGGCCTGGCTGAAGCTGATCGCGTGCAGGGCAGCCGAACTGCGCGGCTGGTCCCTTAAACAGACCGCCCGCATCACCACCGCCAATACCTGCCGTATCCTTAACCTGGATTATTCATGA
- a CDS encoding tRNA threonylcarbamoyladenosine dehydratase, giving the protein MDELTTQPRFDRLQRLVGHKGLETLAAARVAVFGLGGVGSYAAEALARGGVGQLTLVDFDTIHPSNINRQLHALDDTIGRPKALEMAERCRKINPEAEIIPVQEFFLEKNSEQLLEPHYDYVLDCIDHISAKLHLIEECKRRKLPIISSMGAANKLDPTCIHVADLFKTHNCRLARIIRKNLRRRGIESGVPVVYSTEEFRPLQAGRTAVAAADEEPAGYQDLRAPLGSSSYIPPLFGLTMAGEVIRTLLGEQN; this is encoded by the coding sequence ATGGATGAACTCACCACCCAACCGCGCTTCGATCGCCTGCAGCGTCTGGTCGGCCACAAAGGACTCGAAACCCTTGCGGCAGCCCGCGTGGCCGTCTTCGGACTGGGCGGCGTCGGCAGCTATGCCGCAGAGGCTCTGGCGCGCGGCGGCGTCGGGCAGCTGACCCTGGTCGACTTCGACACCATTCACCCCTCCAACATCAACCGGCAGCTTCACGCTCTGGATGACACGATCGGCCGCCCCAAGGCGCTGGAGATGGCGGAGCGCTGCAGAAAGATCAATCCGGAGGCAGAGATCATCCCGGTGCAGGAATTTTTCCTGGAGAAAAACAGCGAACAGCTGCTGGAACCTCATTATGACTACGTTCTTGACTGCATCGATCACATCAGCGCAAAGCTGCACCTGATCGAGGAGTGCAAGCGCCGGAAACTGCCGATCATCTCCTCCATGGGGGCCGCCAACAAGCTCGACCCCACCTGCATCCATGTGGCCGACCTGTTCAAAACCCACAACTGTCGCCTGGCCCGCATCATACGCAAGAACCTGCGCAGGCGCGGCATTGAATCCGGAGTTCCGGTCGTCTATTCCACCGAGGAATTCCGCCCGCTGCAAGCCGGCCGCACCGCCGTCGCTGCCGCCGACGAGGAGCCCGCTGGTTACCAGGACCTGCGCGCGCCCCTGGGCAGCTCCTCCTATATCCCGCCCCTGTTCGGGCTCACCATGGCGGGCGAGGTGATCCGCACCCTGCTGGGAGAACAAAACTGA
- a CDS encoding sulfite exporter TauE/SafE family protein yields the protein MDMPFVLQAAALFLIGAFTGVINVLAGGGSLLTLPMLIFLGLPAGVANGTNRVGILCQSITAIGGFRRKKMLPTGLALLCTLPALAGSYLGARWAVDIDDRLFEQMLAAIMIGILVFMLVDPAKKMRDKPLHITRLRGAFIVVSFFFIGIYGGFVQAGVGFLIITGLLAHGLDLVRINAIKVFVVLVFTVLALAVFVVHDQVNWPLGLSLGAGNALGGWLGTRLAISKGHDWTKKVVSITVFLFALKLLLG from the coding sequence ATGGACATGCCTTTTGTTCTGCAGGCCGCAGCTCTTTTCCTGATCGGCGCCTTTACCGGTGTTATCAACGTACTGGCCGGCGGCGGCTCGCTGCTGACTCTGCCGATGCTGATCTTTCTCGGGTTGCCCGCCGGTGTCGCCAACGGCACGAACCGCGTCGGCATTCTGTGCCAGAGCATCACCGCCATCGGCGGTTTCCGCCGCAAAAAGATGCTGCCCACCGGGCTGGCCTTGCTGTGCACCCTGCCGGCGCTGGCGGGCAGCTACCTCGGCGCGCGCTGGGCGGTGGACATTGATGACCGCCTGTTCGAACAGATGCTGGCCGCCATCATGATCGGCATTCTGGTTTTCATGCTAGTCGACCCGGCAAAAAAAATGCGCGACAAACCCCTCCACATCACACGGCTGCGCGGTGCGTTCATCGTGGTGAGCTTTTTCTTCATCGGCATCTACGGCGGCTTCGTACAGGCGGGGGTGGGTTTTCTGATCATCACCGGCCTGCTCGCCCACGGCCTCGACCTGGTGCGCATCAACGCCATCAAGGTGTTCGTGGTGCTGGTTTTCACCGTACTGGCGCTGGCAGTGTTCGTGGTGCATGACCAGGTCAACTGGCCGCTAGGCCTCTCCCTCGGCGCCGGCAACGCCCTCGGCGGCTGGCTCGGCACGCGGCTGGCGATCAGCAAAGGGCACGACTGGACCAAAAAAGTCGTCTCGATCACCGTCTTCCTCTTCGCCCTCAAGCTGCTGCTCGGTTAA
- the radC gene encoding RadC family protein, producing the protein MTKNEVGRRIKDWPVEERPREKLLGRGAQALSDAELLALILRTGDAGSRTSALDHARQLLATFDGLRGLAAAGVSEICRLRGIGPAKAAEIQAVFEIARRFSDARMRPGDRFTSSADVYHAFHERLRDHKREVFYTLLLDSKNRLIREIPISEGSLTASIVHPREVFAPVIRESASAVLFVHNHPSGDPTPSREDLDITKRLKEVGELVGVRVLDHIVVGSGRYVSLADRGLL; encoded by the coding sequence ATGACTAAGAACGAGGTTGGCCGTCGTATCAAGGACTGGCCTGTGGAGGAGCGGCCGCGCGAGAAGCTGCTTGGCCGTGGCGCCCAGGCTTTGAGCGACGCCGAACTGCTGGCGCTGATCCTGCGCACCGGCGATGCCGGCAGCCGCACCAGCGCCCTGGATCACGCACGCCAGCTGCTCGCCACCTTCGACGGACTGCGGGGGTTGGCCGCAGCCGGAGTTTCGGAAATCTGCCGGCTGCGGGGGATTGGGCCGGCCAAGGCGGCAGAGATTCAAGCTGTTTTTGAAATCGCGCGCCGCTTCAGCGACGCGCGCATGCGCCCCGGCGACCGCTTCACCAGTTCCGCCGATGTCTACCACGCCTTCCACGAGCGGCTGCGCGATCACAAACGCGAAGTCTTCTACACGCTGCTGCTCGACAGCAAGAACCGCCTGATCCGGGAAATCCCTATTTCCGAAGGGAGCCTGACGGCCAGCATCGTTCACCCACGGGAGGTGTTCGCGCCGGTGATCCGCGAATCGGCCTCCGCCGTGCTTTTCGTTCATAACCACCCTTCCGGCGACCCTACTCCGAGCCGCGAGGATCTCGACATCACCAAACGGCTCAAAGAGGTGGGCGAACTGGTCGGCGTGCGGGTGCTCGACCACATCGTGGTGGGCAGTGGGCGCTATGTTTCGCTGGCCGACCGGGGACTTCTCTGA
- a CDS encoding DsbC family protein: MKSLLVLIFTFVLLNPVPAAIGAEEGNDDLAEALKALNATFPTMPVESIHTTPIDGVFEVVTPDRVVYFAPEAQLLFLGELFDPKGRSLTRERQAQAMEQRIEGIDLGKALKIGTGKNTVIEVTDPDCPFCRKGSEFLSQRDDVTRYIFFLPLKMHPEADEKVRFILSADNPADAYEDVMAGRYDDQPLPEYQDSGRLGEHLQVVQKLGVRGTPKYWINGEYLSGADLKRMGELLDGAANGGETE, from the coding sequence ATGAAATCCCTGCTGGTGCTTATTTTCACTTTTGTCCTGCTCAACCCTGTGCCTGCGGCCATCGGCGCCGAAGAAGGAAACGACGATCTTGCCGAGGCGCTCAAGGCCCTGAACGCAACCTTTCCAACCATGCCGGTAGAATCGATCCACACCACGCCCATCGACGGCGTATTTGAAGTGGTCACTCCCGACCGCGTGGTTTACTTCGCTCCCGAAGCGCAGCTACTGTTCCTGGGCGAGCTTTTCGACCCCAAGGGGCGCAGCCTCACCCGCGAGCGGCAGGCTCAGGCCATGGAGCAGCGCATCGAAGGGATCGATCTCGGCAAAGCCCTTAAAATCGGCACCGGGAAAAACACCGTGATCGAAGTGACTGACCCCGACTGCCCATTCTGCCGCAAAGGGAGCGAATTTCTGAGCCAGCGTGACGACGTCACCCGCTATATCTTCTTCCTCCCTCTGAAAATGCACCCCGAGGCGGATGAGAAAGTCCGCTTTATTCTCTCTGCCGATAATCCGGCCGACGCCTATGAGGATGTCATGGCCGGGCGCTATGACGATCAGCCGCTGCCGGAATACCAGGACAGCGGCCGCCTGGGTGAGCATCTGCAGGTGGTGCAGAAGCTCGGTGTACGCGGTACCCCCAAATACTGGATCAACGGCGAGTATCTCTCCGGCGCCGATCTCAAGCGCATGGGCGAACTGCTGGATGGCGCCGCCAACGGGGGCGAGACTGAATGA
- a CDS encoding U32 family peptidase, whose translation MSRASTSRRGSDSRPELLSPAGSLEAFFAAMENGADAVYCGLPEFSARAKAKNVTFDDLGHMLDYAHERDRKIYVTLNTLIKEAELPTLVRTLADLEHQGVDAVIVQDAAVWRLARTHFPGLRLHASTQMTIHNAAGVRTLEKLGFSRAVLARELTLEEIAALRKQTRLELEHFVHGALCFSFSGQCYFSSWLGGQSGNRGRCAQPCRRRYRYQQQQGYYFSPNDLCAIDLLPELMAAGIGSLKIEGRMKSAEYVAAVVGAYRQVIDAAPAQRKEAVREAKQSLKLSFGRLPTRGFLTGPRPTDIAVPSVKGATGRFLGEISAAGRSSITFKTRDALHIGDRLRVQPHSDQAGTAFTVKTLSIGKRSAKQAPGGTLVNVPSPFENRFKKGDAVFKVSSRKAFTLSDAACRRRLKGAPPRPLPVSLSVRLQNGQLQLKAQSGEVTLERSFDVSSFEAQNNPLNTETLKEVFARGGDTPLELAELHTADLPPVVIPPRELKEIRRTFYGELAGLIARDREQQRRSHLEQAQAALLPEKEAAPAKNARLTVALGSLRDLHLLNDPAVDRIIVPLVPHRAADIAAGVAKLRNRREQVTWDLPFILFDTTWQQARDAVHALVSAGFHSFRLNNLGHFELFNGVREQETLKLTAGYRLFSLNTQAVSAWKDLGIGEVTLYPEDDRENLAALLRRDTGVETAITVHGQIPLITSRIHIKGVRSDRPVVSDRDEKYIVQSRGGLTTISSETDFSLIGHLAELRATGTERFVVDLAHVGAFSPRGKQILAAYAEDRPPAQTSSFNFERELV comes from the coding sequence ATGAGTCGAGCATCGACCTCCCGCCGTGGATCTGATTCCAGGCCGGAGCTTCTTTCTCCCGCGGGCAGTTTGGAAGCCTTTTTCGCCGCCATGGAAAACGGCGCCGATGCGGTGTATTGCGGACTGCCTGAATTCAGCGCCCGGGCCAAGGCCAAAAATGTCACCTTCGACGATCTCGGCCACATGCTCGATTACGCCCACGAGCGCGACCGCAAGATCTACGTCACCCTCAATACGCTGATCAAGGAAGCCGAACTGCCGACCCTCGTCCGCACCCTGGCCGACCTCGAGCACCAGGGTGTGGATGCCGTCATCGTTCAGGATGCGGCGGTGTGGCGGCTGGCCCGCACCCATTTCCCCGGTCTGCGCCTGCACGCCTCGACCCAGATGACAATTCACAATGCGGCCGGAGTGCGCACCCTGGAAAAACTCGGGTTTTCCCGCGCGGTACTGGCGCGTGAGCTGACGCTGGAGGAGATCGCCGCCCTCCGCAAGCAGACCCGCCTCGAGCTGGAACATTTCGTCCATGGCGCCCTATGCTTCAGCTTCAGCGGCCAGTGCTACTTCTCCTCCTGGCTCGGCGGGCAGAGCGGCAACCGTGGTCGCTGCGCCCAGCCCTGCCGCCGGCGCTACCGCTATCAACAGCAGCAGGGTTATTATTTCTCGCCCAACGATCTGTGCGCCATCGACCTGCTGCCGGAGCTGATGGCTGCCGGGATCGGCAGCCTCAAAATCGAAGGGCGCATGAAAAGCGCCGAGTACGTGGCGGCAGTGGTTGGCGCCTACCGCCAGGTCATTGACGCCGCCCCCGCCCAACGCAAGGAGGCGGTCCGCGAAGCCAAACAGTCCCTCAAGCTCTCCTTCGGACGGCTGCCGACGCGCGGTTTTCTCACCGGCCCGCGCCCCACCGATATCGCGGTACCCTCGGTCAAAGGCGCCACCGGGCGCTTTCTGGGTGAAATCAGCGCCGCCGGCCGAAGCTCCATCACGTTCAAGACGCGCGACGCCCTGCATATCGGCGACCGGCTGCGGGTCCAGCCGCACAGCGACCAGGCCGGCACCGCCTTTACCGTCAAGACGCTGAGTATCGGCAAGCGCTCCGCCAAGCAGGCCCCCGGAGGCACCCTGGTCAATGTGCCCTCCCCCTTCGAGAATCGATTCAAAAAAGGCGACGCGGTGTTCAAGGTTTCTTCCCGAAAGGCATTTACCTTGAGTGACGCCGCATGCCGACGCCGCCTGAAGGGTGCGCCGCCTCGGCCGCTGCCGGTCTCCCTGTCCGTCAGATTACAGAACGGGCAGCTGCAGCTGAAAGCGCAAAGCGGCGAGGTTACCCTCGAGCGCTCTTTCGACGTCAGCTCGTTTGAGGCGCAGAACAATCCGCTCAACACCGAGACGCTCAAGGAAGTTTTCGCACGGGGAGGAGATACGCCGTTGGAATTGGCGGAGCTGCACACTGCCGATCTGCCGCCGGTCGTGATCCCGCCGCGGGAGCTCAAGGAAATCCGACGGACCTTCTACGGAGAACTGGCCGGGCTCATCGCCCGCGACCGGGAGCAGCAGCGCCGTTCACATCTGGAACAAGCCCAGGCCGCACTGCTGCCTGAAAAAGAAGCTGCGCCCGCCAAAAACGCACGGCTGACTGTCGCCCTGGGGTCTTTACGCGACCTTCACCTGCTCAACGATCCGGCGGTCGACCGGATCATCGTGCCGCTGGTCCCTCATCGCGCCGCGGATATCGCCGCCGGCGTCGCGAAACTGCGCAATCGCCGCGAGCAGGTGACCTGGGATCTGCCCTTTATCCTGTTCGATACAACCTGGCAGCAGGCCAGGGATGCGGTACACGCCTTGGTTTCTGCCGGCTTTCACTCTTTCCGGCTCAACAATCTCGGGCATTTTGAGCTGTTCAACGGGGTAAGGGAGCAGGAGACGTTGAAACTGACGGCCGGATACCGGCTGTTTTCTCTCAACACGCAGGCCGTCTCCGCCTGGAAGGATCTTGGGATCGGGGAAGTGACTCTCTACCCGGAGGATGACAGGGAGAACCTGGCCGCGCTGCTGCGCCGCGACACGGGGGTCGAGACCGCGATCACCGTTCATGGACAGATTCCGCTGATCACGTCCCGCATTCACATCAAGGGGGTGCGCTCGGACCGGCCGGTGGTCTCCGATCGCGACGAAAAATATATCGTCCAGAGCCGCGGGGGATTGACCACCATCAGCTCGGAAACGGACTTTTCACTGATCGGTCACCTGGCGGAGCTGCGCGCCACGGGGACGGAGCGCTTCGTGGTGGACCTCGCCCACGTCGGCGCCTTCTCCCCGCGCGGCAAGCAGATTCTGGCGGCCTATGCGGAAGATCGCCCGCCGGCACAGACGTCGAGTTTCAATTTCGAGCGGGAACTGGTCTAA
- the mqnE gene encoding aminofutalosine synthase MqnE: MTKNLYDNIRDIIEGGGRISDEQALALFEDDDLLAVGELAALANRRKNGDRVYFNVNRHINYTNLCVNRCTFCAFCREEGEDDGYTLSLDDMLARAAEARAAGATEIHMVGGLHPELPYGFYLDMLAAIHTAEPTLHIKAFTAVEIDYFARLAGKSIVQVVEDLKEAGLGSLPGGGAEIFRQEVRDRICPEKISGERWLEVTEQIHQAGLKSNATMLFGHLETLADRVDHMSRLRALQDRTGGFQAFIPLAFQPDNTRVPGARGVGGVDALKTLAVSRIYLDNFQHIKAYWVMLGLKIAQVALAFGVNDLDGTVVEEKIGHDAGADSPQAMQKEQLCALIRKAHRVPVERDTLYREISAA, encoded by the coding sequence ATGACAAAAAATTTGTACGACAATATTCGCGACATTATCGAAGGCGGTGGGCGTATCAGCGATGAACAGGCGCTGGCGCTGTTCGAGGATGATGACCTGCTGGCGGTGGGCGAGTTGGCGGCGCTCGCCAACCGGCGCAAAAACGGCGACAGGGTGTATTTCAATGTCAATCGCCACATCAACTACACCAACCTGTGCGTCAACCGCTGTACCTTCTGCGCTTTCTGCCGGGAAGAGGGGGAGGACGACGGCTACACCCTGAGCCTCGATGACATGCTGGCCCGTGCCGCCGAGGCCCGTGCCGCCGGTGCGACCGAGATCCACATGGTCGGCGGGCTGCATCCGGAGCTGCCCTACGGCTTCTACCTCGATATGCTCGCCGCCATTCACACCGCGGAACCGACCCTGCACATCAAGGCCTTCACGGCGGTGGAGATCGATTATTTTGCCCGCCTGGCAGGCAAATCCATTGTCCAAGTGGTGGAGGATCTCAAGGAGGCAGGCCTCGGTTCTCTGCCGGGGGGCGGCGCCGAGATTTTCAGGCAGGAGGTGCGCGACCGCATCTGTCCGGAGAAGATTTCAGGGGAAAGGTGGCTGGAGGTGACCGAGCAGATTCATCAGGCCGGGTTGAAAAGCAACGCCACCATGCTGTTCGGCCACCTGGAGACCCTGGCCGATCGGGTCGACCACATGAGCCGTTTGCGGGCCCTGCAGGATCGCACGGGCGGCTTTCAGGCCTTTATCCCGCTGGCTTTTCAGCCGGATAATACGCGGGTGCCGGGAGCACGCGGGGTCGGGGGCGTCGATGCCCTTAAAACCCTAGCTGTCAGCCGCATCTACCTCGACAATTTTCAGCACATCAAGGCCTACTGGGTGATGCTTGGCCTCAAGATCGCCCAGGTGGCGCTGGCCTTCGGCGTCAACGACCTCGACGGCACGGTGGTTGAGGAAAAGATTGGCCATGACGCCGGCGCCGATTCGCCCCAGGCGATGCAGAAAGAGCAACTCTGCGCCCTGATCCGCAAAGCCCATCGGGTTCCGGTCGAACGCGACACTCTCTACCGCGAAATCTCAGCTGCTTAG
- a CDS encoding YajQ family cyclic di-GMP-binding protein produces MPSFDIVSEVDPQEIDNAVNLTTKEVAQRYDFKGSDNEITFDKDAITILAADDYKLQAIIDILKGKLVRRNVSPKCLDPGKKEPASHGAVRQRLAIVQGIDKEKGKQIVKLIKDTKLKVQAQIMEDQVRVTGKKIDDLREVIDLLKGQDLGIELQFVNMRS; encoded by the coding sequence ATGCCGAGTTTCGATATCGTATCCGAGGTCGATCCGCAGGAGATCGACAACGCTGTCAATCTGACCACCAAGGAAGTGGCGCAGCGCTATGATTTCAAGGGTTCCGACAACGAAATCACCTTCGACAAGGATGCCATCACCATCCTGGCCGCCGACGACTACAAGCTGCAGGCCATCATCGACATCCTCAAAGGCAAGCTGGTGCGCCGCAACGTTTCCCCCAAATGCCTCGATCCCGGCAAGAAAGAGCCCGCCTCCCACGGCGCTGTGCGCCAGCGGCTGGCCATCGTGCAGGGGATCGACAAGGAGAAGGGCAAGCAGATCGTCAAGCTGATCAAGGACACCAAGCTCAAGGTGCAGGCCCAGATCATGGAGGATCAGGTGCGGGTCACCGGTAAGAAGATCGACGACCTGCGCGAGGTGATCGACCTGCTCAAGGGGCAGGACCTGGGGATTGAGCTGCAGTTTGTCAATATGCGGTCTTAA
- a CDS encoding LolA family protein — protein MSRILALLLTALLLPMSVWGASEESISLSDVVSALETPFKGTDPAAAIYDFEADFFQESRIASLDRAQRGRGSVWFKFNRTVSREGSNPMFRWEYRQPTMQEIVCDGETLWVYLPENNQVIQSDISSVTGRAAENPVTFLTGLGNLSRDFSIRWASPNRDAEGNFVLELQPRRVSQLVSSMRMVVDKDVVSDQRNLSGASGVRHEQLFPILSTTVHDPNGNSTVIEFSGIRVNRGLSDSFFNFILPADVEVVRPEDMPGF, from the coding sequence ATGTCCAGAATTCTGGCTCTGCTGCTCACGGCCCTGTTGCTGCCGATGAGCGTCTGGGGCGCATCTGAAGAAAGCATTTCCCTCAGCGATGTGGTAAGCGCACTGGAAACCCCTTTCAAGGGAACCGATCCCGCCGCGGCCATCTACGATTTCGAAGCCGATTTCTTCCAGGAGTCGCGCATTGCCTCTCTTGACCGCGCGCAGCGGGGGCGCGGTTCCGTGTGGTTCAAGTTCAACCGGACTGTCAGCCGCGAAGGCAGCAATCCCATGTTCCGCTGGGAATACCGGCAGCCCACGATGCAGGAGATCGTCTGCGACGGCGAGACGCTGTGGGTCTATCTGCCGGAAAACAACCAGGTGATTCAGTCCGACATCTCCTCGGTCACTGGTCGGGCGGCGGAAAATCCGGTCACTTTTCTCACCGGACTGGGCAATCTGTCACGGGATTTTTCCATTCGCTGGGCGTCGCCCAATCGCGATGCCGAAGGAAACTTTGTGCTGGAACTGCAGCCGCGTCGCGTCTCACAGCTCGTCTCCAGCATGCGCATGGTGGTCGACAAGGATGTCGTAAGTGACCAGCGCAACCTCTCCGGGGCTTCAGGCGTCCGCCACGAGCAATTGTTCCCGATTCTGTCTACCACGGTTCACGACCCCAACGGCAATTCCACCGTGATCGAGTTCAGCGGAATCCGGGTCAACCGCGGGCTGAGCGATTCCTTCTTCAACTTCATCCTGCCCGCCGACGTTGAAGTGGTGCGCCCGGAAGATATGCCCGGGTTCTGA
- a CDS encoding chemotaxis protein CheD produces MNQRLRIGIAEMHCARAPGLLVTHGLGSCLGITLYDATAKIGAMAHTLLPEPRPGEEPTRPAKFVVTAVEQMLVELAGMGVVRERLVAKLVGGANMFVALQPPSRELIGERNARAARETLAALNIPLVGEDTGGEHGRSAEFDLSTGDVRIRTLRARDCRAVL; encoded by the coding sequence ATGAACCAGCGGCTGCGGATCGGCATCGCCGAAATGCACTGTGCCCGCGCCCCTGGGCTGCTTGTGACCCATGGACTCGGTTCCTGCCTCGGTATCACCCTCTACGATGCGACGGCCAAGATCGGCGCCATGGCCCACACCCTCCTTCCTGAGCCGCGTCCCGGCGAAGAGCCGACGCGCCCCGCCAAATTTGTCGTAACCGCCGTAGAGCAGATGCTGGTTGAGCTGGCCGGCATGGGGGTCGTGCGTGAGCGGCTGGTGGCCAAGCTGGTGGGCGGCGCCAACATGTTCGTCGCGCTTCAGCCTCCGTCGCGCGAGCTGATCGGCGAGCGCAATGCACGTGCCGCACGGGAAACGCTGGCCGCGCTGAATATCCCCTTGGTGGGAGAGGACACCGGCGGTGAACATGGCCGCAGCGCCGAGTTCGACCTGAGTACCGGGGACGTTCGCATCCGCACCTTGCGCGCCCGCGATTGTCGCGCGGTTTTATGA
- a CDS encoding chemotaxis protein CheC has translation MTFEQLNARQTDALKEISNIGMGHAATALSQLLGETVMLKVPRVTVTEFSAVPELIGGAEKPVVGIILRILGDACGSLLLIFPCDSASRLLSGLLGPGCGEGEFSEMDISTLKEVGNIVASAYLSALGQMLNLSLIPSVPAMACDMAGAVIDQVLVELGGSTDMALMLETQFHGGGQNQDAVTGHCFVLPDPDSLRAIFQAMEELS, from the coding sequence ATGACGTTCGAACAGCTGAATGCGAGACAGACCGACGCCCTCAAGGAGATCAGCAATATCGGCATGGGGCATGCCGCCACCGCACTGTCTCAGCTGTTGGGGGAAACGGTGATGCTGAAGGTGCCGCGTGTTACGGTGACGGAATTTTCCGCCGTGCCCGAACTGATCGGCGGTGCGGAAAAGCCGGTGGTGGGGATCATTCTGCGCATTCTCGGCGACGCCTGCGGCAGCCTGCTGCTGATCTTCCCCTGCGACAGTGCTTCGCGCCTGCTGTCGGGGCTTCTGGGGCCGGGCTGCGGCGAAGGTGAATTCAGCGAGATGGATATTTCAACGCTGAAAGAGGTGGGCAATATCGTCGCATCGGCCTATCTTTCGGCCCTGGGGCAGATGCTCAACCTGTCTCTGATTCCCTCGGTCCCCGCCATGGCGTGCGATATGGCCGGTGCCGTGATCGATCAGGTCCTGGTCGAACTCGGCGGCTCCACCGATATGGCCCTGATGCTGGAAACGCAGTTTCATGGCGGCGGACAGAACCAGGATGCCGTGACCGGTCACTGTTTCGTGTTGCCGGACCCTGACTCGCTGCGTGCCATCTTCCAGGCGATGGAGGAGCTTTCATGA